The genomic segment GTGGAAAACGCCGAAGGCTTTTCCACCGTGACCAGGATCGGTGGATGACTTCGGTCATCCACCCTACGCGAGACGAAACGGATGAAGATTTCCCGCCAAGCCTACGCCGACATGTTCGGCCCCACCGTCGGCGACAAGGTACGCCTGGCTGACACCGAGCTGTGGATCGAGGTCGAACAGGACTTCACCACCTATGGCGAGGAAGTGAAGTTCGGCGGCGGCAAGGTGATCCGCGACGGCATGGGCCAGGGCCAGCTGTGCGCCGCAGACGTGGTCGACACGCTGATCACCAACGCACTGATTCTCGACCACTGGGGCATCGTCAAAGCCGACGTCGGTCTCAAGGACGGCCGCATCGCCGCCATCGGCAAGGCCGGCAACCCTGACATTCAACCCGATGTGACCATCGCCATCGGCGCCGCGACCGAAGTCATCGCCGGAGAAGGCATGATTCTCACCGCGGGCGGCATCGACTCGCACATTCACTTCATCTGCCCCCAGCAGATCGAGGAAGCGCTGATGAGCGGCGTCACCACCATGATCGGCGGCGGCACGGGGCCGGCCACCGGTACCAATGCCACCACGGTGACGCCCGGCCCATGGCACATGGCGATGATGCTCAAGGCCGCCGATGCCTTCCCGATGAACATCGGCTTCACCGGCAAGGGCAACGCCTCGCTGCCGGAGCCTCTGATCGAGCAGATCAAGGCGGGCGCTATTGGCCTCAAGCTGCACGAAGACTGGGGCACTACCCCAGCGGCCATCGACAACTGTCTGAACGTGGCCGACCAGTACGACGTGCAGGTGGCGATCCACACCGACACCCTGAACGAATCCGGCTTCGTCGAAACCACGCTTGGCGCCTTCAAGGGCCGCACCATCCACACCTATCACACCGAGGGCGCGGGTGGCGGCCATGCGCCGGACATCATCAAGGCCTGCGGTTTCCCTAACGTGCTGCCGAGCTCGACCAACCCGACCCGGCCATTCACCCGCAACACCATCGATGAGCATCTGGACATGCTCATGGTCTGCCACCACCTCGACCCGAGCATCGCCGAGGACGTGGCCTTCGCCGAGAGCCGCATACGCCGCGAAACCATCGCCGCCGAGGACATCCTGCATGACCTCGGCGCGTTCTCGATGATCAGCTCCGACAGCCAGGCCATGGGCCGCGTCGGCGAGGTGATTACCCGCACCTGGCAGACCGCGGACAAGATGAAGAAACAGCGCGGCGCCCTGCCTGGCGACGGCGCGGGCAACGATAACTTCCGCGCCAAACGCTACATCGCCAAGTACACCATCAATCCGGCGATCACCCACGGCGTCAGCCACGAGGTGGGTTCCATCGAGGTGGGCAAATGGGCCGATCTAGTGCTGTGGCGTCCGGCCTTCTTCGGCGTTAAGCCGACGCTGATCCTCAAGGGCGGCGCCATCGCCGCCAGCCTGATGGGCGACGCCAACGCCTCGATCCCAACGCCGCAACCCGTGCACTACCGGCCGATGTTCGCCAGCTACGGCGGCTCGCTGCATGCGTCGAGCTTTACCTTCATCAGCCAGGCTGCGTTCGAGGCTGGCGTGCCCGAAAAGTTGGGGCTGAAGAAGAAGATCGGCGTGGTGAAAGGCTGCCGTTCGGTGCAGAAGAAGGACCTGATCCACAACGACTGCACGCCGGATATCGACGTCGACCCGCAGAACTATCAGGTGAGGGCCGACGGCCAATTGCTTTGGTGCGAGCCGGCTGAAGTACTGCCAATGGCGCAGCGGTATTTCCTATTTTGATCAGGGCGGCTGTCGTTCGCTGGGCATCGTACGCGGCAGGAGTACACAGATTCTCCGACAACATGGCCACACCGCTCGCTCTGCAGGAGCCAGCTTTGCTGGCGAAGCTTTTCGATCACCCTGATCGCGAGCAGGCTCGCGCCTACAACAGCGGTATCCCGACGAGCGCTGCGCCTGTTTATAAATCAGCAGGGCATAGGCTTTCGTTTCATCGTTCAGTTTGCGGCTACGGCGTTGAGTCATTCACCGCAACTACAGCCACACGCCACTTCTTGTAAAACCAGGCTGGCGAAACTCTGGCGGTGGCCTGTTTGATCACGAGCAAGCTCGCGCCTACAAAAAGCGATTACGCAGGGCGCCCCTCGCACAAGAGGGGCACGTAAGCGCAGAGAACCGCTGCTCTTCGCCTGCACGTAAATCGGGCGAAAGCCGGCTCCGGGGCTGCAGAAAAGTGCAGGTGAATGAACAGAAAGCACGTCCTCGCCTCCTTATTTGTATACAAAAGTTCTAACGCAAAGCCCTTCCACGTCTACGCTTCATTGAGGTTCGGTACAGCGAAGCTGTCGTCGCCCCCCGAACTGTTCGCGAGCCCTGCCATACGCGGAACAAGAACTGCATACAAAAAAATGCCCACAGTCTTGCTCAGAGCGCACCCAGATGAATCATGACGACTTCAAGATCAAACAGATCGATCCCAGTCTGTATAACGCTGACCTTGCTCCGCTCGCCCCGGCAAAACGCAAGTGGGGCTGGTTCGAAATCTTCAACGTCTGGTCCAACGACATACAAAGTCTGTTCGGCTACACCCTCGCGGCGACGCTGTTCATCAGTTACGGCCTGAATGGCTGGGCCGTGCTGGCGGGCATCGTGCTGGCGGGCTTTATCGTCATGGGGCTGGTGCAGCTGACCGGCAAACCCAGCGTCAAGTACGGCATCCCATTCCCGGTCATGGCACGCGCCAGCATGGGCGTGCGCGGCGCGAACTTCCCCGCAGTCGTACGCGGCATCGTGGCGATCTTCTGGTACGGCGTGCAGACCTACTTCGCCTCGACCGCGGTCGCCTTGCTGATTCGCACCCTGGCGGGCCCCGGCTCGGAAACCACCCTGCTGGGCCTGACCGCGATCGACTGGATTGCCTACGTGATCGTCTGCGTCTTCCAGGTCGCCTTGTTCATACGCGGCGTGGATTGGATCACGCGTTTCCTCAATTGGGCCGGCCCGCTGGTGTATCTGGTGATGATCGCCATGATGATCGCCATCTGTTATCAGGCCGGTCCAAGCCTGGCGGGCGCGCTGGGCAGTATCTTCAGCGGCACGGGCAGCTACGCCGGTGGGCAGGTCGCGGCCTTCGCCGCCGTCGTTGGCACCATGGTCGCCTACTTCGCAGCCGTGGTGATCAACTACGGCGATTTCGCCCGTTTCGTAAAGGACGAGCGGCAAATGCGCATCGGCAACTTTCTCGGCCTGCCGGTGAGCCTGGCGATCTTCTCGCTGATCGCCCTGGTGATCACTGCCGGCACTGTAGTGGTATTCGGCGAGACGCTGACCAATCCCACCGACATCGTCGCGCGTATCGACAACGTCGGCCTGACCCTGATCGCCGCCATCACTTTCTTTGCGGCCACGGTGGGCATCAACCTGGTTGCTAACTTCATTCCGCCGGCCTATGACATCGCTAACCTGTCGCCTTCGCGCATCAGTGCACGCACGGGTGGTTTCATCACAGCTGCTATTGCCTTCTTCATCGGCGCGCTGTGGGTGTCCTTCATCAGCGCTGTGGGCATTGCCGCCTTCGTCGATACGCTGGGTGCCGTGCTGGCGCCGTTGTACGGCATCATCGTGGCCGACTACTACCTGGTCCGCCGGCAACGGCTGGATGTGCAACAGCTGTTCTCGGCTGAGCCCGGTTCCGCCTACTACTTCAACGCTGGGTGGAATCGCAAGGCGATCATCGCGTTCGGCGTCAGCTCGGTTTTTTCAGTGGCTTCGGTCTGGACCCCGGGGCTGGAAAGTCTGTCGGGCTTCGCCTGGCTGCTCGGCGCCTTGTTCGGCGCGGTGGTTCACTACCTGCTGATGCGCAAGCAAATCCTTCCAACCAGCGCCACGCCTCGGGTCACGAGTCAGGCGTAACTATCGATGCAAATCGGACCGGTCGGTCTACGGTCCGATTCAGCTTCGTTATGCACTCATGATAAAGTGCCTGGCCGCCACCACGCCGCCGTTGCATTTCATGAACCGATCGGTAACTGCAGACATCTCGGCTATCAGCCGCATCAACGCCGTGCCGGCGATCCTTCAGGTGATATCTGAAACCACGGGTCTTCGGTTCGCTGCGGTAGCACGCGTCACCGGCGATTCGTGGACAGCCTGCGCTGTGCTCGACCGGATCAATTTCGGTCTGCAGGTCGGCGGCGAACTGGATGTGACCACTACGTTGTGCCACGAAATACATGCCTCCCACGAAACCATAATCATCGGCCATGTGAGTGAGGACGAGCGCTACTGCAATCACCACACCCCCAAGATGTATGGCTTCGAGAGCTATATCTCGACCCCGGTTTTCCGCACCGACGGACGTTTTTTCGGCACCGTCTGCGCGCTTGACCCGTTGCCGGCCAACTTGGCGGAGATCTCGGTCCTGCCGATGATGGAGTCCTTCGCCAAGCTGCTGGCCGTTCAACTGGAAGCAGAGGAACGCTTTGAAGCAACCGAAGCAGCTCTGCTCGATGCCCAGCAGACGGCAGAACTGCGCGAGCAGTTTATTGCCCTGCTCGGGCATGACCTGCGTAATCCGCTTTCATCGATCATGTCAGGCGCGCAGCTGCTTCTGAGACGTTCAACCGAAGCCGCGATTACCGGGATTGCCGAGCACATGCTCACGGCGACCCGCCGTGCGTCGCGCCTGGTGGACGACGTGCTGGACTTCGCGCGAGGACGGCTGGGCAATGGCATCCCGTTGCAGAGCAATGAATGCGACACGCTGCATGACACCTTGACGCATATCGTTTCGGAGATGCGCAGCGCCTATCCGCAACGGGTAATCGAGGCTGACATCGAACCACTCGAGCGTGTCCGCTGCGATGCGGACCGTCTTGCGCAACTGCTGTCCAATTTGCTCGCCAATGCGCTGGTTCATGGGGCAGCGGAAGGGCCGGTGTATGTAAAAGCGCGCATTGAGAATGGGTGCCTGCTGCTGTCGGTGAACAACCAAGGCGAGCCCATACCGGCAGACCGCCTGACGCGGTTATTCCAACCTTACTGGCGAGAGGCATCGAACACCCAATCAGGACTTGGTCTGGGGCTGTATATCGCCAACGAAATAGCCACGTCCCATGGTGGCAGGATGTACGTAACCTCTTCCGCCGAAGCGGGGACCACATTCACTTTCAGCATGCCGACAGGAGCTGCCTTCGTTTAGGCGTGTTCTGCCTTCATCAGGTCGTAAGCGTCGAGATAGGCGCCCGCCAGCTGGGTCTTCTGCCGATCACTGAGTAGTTTGCCGGCCATCTGGAAAAACTTGTGTTCTTCTTCCTGCAGATGGTGATGAACCTTGTCCGACAACTTGCGAGCCTGGGCGAGCCAGCTCGGACTGCTGGGGTCGGTGTCCTCCAGCGCCTCGACCATCTCATCCATTTCGTGATGCTCGGCGATTGCATGACGGGACAGGTCGACGCCACTGTCGTCGTGCATCAGGGGGATATAGAAGTGCCGCTCCTCTGCAACCGAATGCACCCAGAGTTCATACTTGAGCTGAGCGAACAGGTCGTGCCGCTCGGCGCTGTCGCCACTGGTCTGCACCAGACGCTCGGACAATTCGCGCTGGATATCGTGACTCAGGCGTAGTGCTTCGAAAATCATCATGACGTTATTCCTCATCCATGAAACGGTGGGCGATCCGGGTGTGACAGGCCGCCGAGCCACGAGTGCCTGCATTACCGAAATTTTTCGCTCCCCGGCTCAACGCAGCTGGCTATCCTTGCTGCCACGGCGGTTGTAGCCACTGAATTTTGCTTCCTGCTTATCCAGCTCGGTTTGACAGTTGATGCATAGCCTTACCCCCGGAACCGCCTGACGCCGCGCCTCGGGAATCTTGGCATCGCACTCCTCGCACCGAGCCAGGCTTTCGCCGCGCCCAAGCCGGCTACGCGCACGCTGCACCGCATCATCAATGGTGCTGTCGATCTGATCCTGAACGGCACCTTCGTTTGCCCAACCAGTGGCCATCGCAACCTCCCGCGCATTCGG from the Stutzerimonas stutzeri genome contains:
- a CDS encoding hemerythrin domain-containing protein, encoding MMIFEALRLSHDIQRELSERLVQTSGDSAERHDLFAQLKYELWVHSVAEERHFYIPLMHDDSGVDLSRHAIAEHHEMDEMVEALEDTDPSSPSWLAQARKLSDKVHHHLQEEEHKFFQMAGKLLSDRQKTQLAGAYLDAYDLMKAEHA
- the ureC gene encoding urease subunit alpha, whose protein sequence is MKISRQAYADMFGPTVGDKVRLADTELWIEVEQDFTTYGEEVKFGGGKVIRDGMGQGQLCAADVVDTLITNALILDHWGIVKADVGLKDGRIAAIGKAGNPDIQPDVTIAIGAATEVIAGEGMILTAGGIDSHIHFICPQQIEEALMSGVTTMIGGGTGPATGTNATTVTPGPWHMAMMLKAADAFPMNIGFTGKGNASLPEPLIEQIKAGAIGLKLHEDWGTTPAAIDNCLNVADQYDVQVAIHTDTLNESGFVETTLGAFKGRTIHTYHTEGAGGGHAPDIIKACGFPNVLPSSTNPTRPFTRNTIDEHLDMLMVCHHLDPSIAEDVAFAESRIRRETIAAEDILHDLGAFSMISSDSQAMGRVGEVITRTWQTADKMKKQRGALPGDGAGNDNFRAKRYIAKYTINPAITHGVSHEVGSIEVGKWADLVLWRPAFFGVKPTLILKGGAIAASLMGDANASIPTPQPVHYRPMFASYGGSLHASSFTFISQAAFEAGVPEKLGLKKKIGVVKGCRSVQKKDLIHNDCTPDIDVDPQNYQVRADGQLLWCEPAEVLPMAQRYFLF
- a CDS encoding GAF domain-containing sensor histidine kinase; its protein translation is MNRSVTADISAISRINAVPAILQVISETTGLRFAAVARVTGDSWTACAVLDRINFGLQVGGELDVTTTLCHEIHASHETIIIGHVSEDERYCNHHTPKMYGFESYISTPVFRTDGRFFGTVCALDPLPANLAEISVLPMMESFAKLLAVQLEAEERFEATEAALLDAQQTAELREQFIALLGHDLRNPLSSIMSGAQLLLRRSTEAAITGIAEHMLTATRRASRLVDDVLDFARGRLGNGIPLQSNECDTLHDTLTHIVSEMRSAYPQRVIEADIEPLERVRCDADRLAQLLSNLLANALVHGAAEGPVYVKARIENGCLLLSVNNQGEPIPADRLTRLFQPYWREASNTQSGLGLGLYIANEIATSHGGRMYVTSSAEAGTTFTFSMPTGAAFV
- a CDS encoding NCS1 family nucleobase:cation symporter-1 yields the protein MNHDDFKIKQIDPSLYNADLAPLAPAKRKWGWFEIFNVWSNDIQSLFGYTLAATLFISYGLNGWAVLAGIVLAGFIVMGLVQLTGKPSVKYGIPFPVMARASMGVRGANFPAVVRGIVAIFWYGVQTYFASTAVALLIRTLAGPGSETTLLGLTAIDWIAYVIVCVFQVALFIRGVDWITRFLNWAGPLVYLVMIAMMIAICYQAGPSLAGALGSIFSGTGSYAGGQVAAFAAVVGTMVAYFAAVVINYGDFARFVKDERQMRIGNFLGLPVSLAIFSLIALVITAGTVVVFGETLTNPTDIVARIDNVGLTLIAAITFFAATVGINLVANFIPPAYDIANLSPSRISARTGGFITAAIAFFIGALWVSFISAVGIAAFVDTLGAVLAPLYGIIVADYYLVRRQRLDVQQLFSAEPGSAYYFNAGWNRKAIIAFGVSSVFSVASVWTPGLESLSGFAWLLGALFGAVVHYLLMRKQILPTSATPRVTSQA
- a CDS encoding DksA/TraR family C4-type zinc finger protein, yielding MATGWANEGAVQDQIDSTIDDAVQRARSRLGRGESLARCEECDAKIPEARRQAVPGVRLCINCQTELDKQEAKFSGYNRRGSKDSQLR